One window of Cucurbita pepo subsp. pepo cultivar mu-cu-16 chromosome LG19, ASM280686v2, whole genome shotgun sequence genomic DNA carries:
- the LOC111781522 gene encoding U3 small nucleolar RNA-associated protein 6 homolog produces MADVVQFRLEGMLDELDDLEQRGLFSRREIAEIVKQRRKFEYRLKRPCPLKQDYVAYIDYETHLDSLRRLRKKAVSRELKKQGNKKMRKSASDFACVKRILYIYRLAVSRYKGDIDLWFRYLEFCRAQKNGRMKKVLAQLIRFHPKVPGVWIYAAAWEFDHDTNVDAARSLMLSGLRVCPTSEDLWVEYLRMELTYLNKLKARKVALGEDEGSLVRENKAAEDKQWREENKDLFMSIGEDREDNDGSVGETESKNKLDLFREQGSNILETIYNGAIEALPSSFSLRKRVLEILEAMDLAHSEELHSKILQDIKRDFGTEPQYWDWLARLQYNPDDVQGMSDKKENSRIEKAVQVYEEGLEHVPSSAMFSLYVEFLMNVITSVKGEQSSGLSSCTMNTTSRLLMVYEKALTLGHITDDLACQYVSFYLQLGKLDEACKLAERLCSGKLSNSVKLWVLRVSTEIKSILKDSPSPSKDDLTSIFELTKEILRDFSVSESGSLWLTVLKFFANQSHYFDQLVEISLLALAKSGGSEDGFSLSSAIVDFVLQKDGIQRTREVYKKFLGLPHPGLAIYRTCIQLESNLASAGDKNGLASARKLFESALATYGQDVSLWQEYYIMESKVGSSETAAAIRWRARKTLKDATALATSSDL; encoded by the exons ATGGCGGACGTTGTGCAGTTCCGACTCGAGGGCATGCTCGACGAGCTCGATGACCTTGAGCAACGTGGCCTCTTCTCCCGGCGAGAGATTGCCGAGATTGTAAAGCAGCGGCGCAAGTTTGAGTACCGTCTCAAACGACCTTGTCCGCTTAAGCAGGACTATGTGGCCTATATCGATTACGAGACCCATTTGGACTCGCTTCGGCGTCTCAGGAAGAAGGCAGTATCTCGTGAGCTTAAGAAGCAGGGAAATaaaaagatgagaaaatcCGCCTCCGACTTCGCTTGTGTGAAAAGGATCTTGTACATTTATCGGCTTGCAGTTTCTAGGTATAAGGGTGATATTGATCTTTGGTTTCGCTATCTCGAGTTTTGTAGAGCACAAAAGAACGGGAGAATGAAGAAG GTTCTCGCACAGTTGATTAGGTTTCACCCAAAAGTTCCAGGGGTCTGGATATATGCTGCTGCTTGGGAGTTTGATCATGATACCAATGTGGATGCAGCACGTTCACTTATGTTAAGTGGTCTGAGGGTTTGCCCAACTTCAGAGGATCTTTGGGTTGAATATCTACGGATGGAACTTACTTATCTTAATAAGTTGAAGGCTCGAAAGGTTGCCCTTGGAGAGGACGAGGGAAGTCTAGTCCGTGAAAATAAAGCTGCCGAGGATAAAcagtggagagaagaaaataaagatttatttatGTCAATTGGTGAGGATAGAGAAGATAATGATGGATCAGTCGGGGAAACGGAGTCGAAGAATAAATTGGATTTGTTTCGAGAGCAGGGTTCAAACATTTTAGAAACTATCTACAATGGTGCAATTGAAGCACTTCCTTCTAGTTTTAGCCTGAGAAAGCGTGTCTTAGAGATACTGGAAGCAATGGATTTAGCTCATTCAGAAGAATTGCACTCTAAAATATTACAGGATATAAAAAGAGACTTCGGTACAGAACCACAATATTGGGACTGGCTGGCTAGACTTCAGTATAATCCCGATGATGTACAGGGAATGAGtgataaaaaggaaaactctCGGATTGAAAAAGCTGTCCAG GTCTACGAGGAAGGCTTAGAGCATGTGCCTTCATCTGCAATGTTTAGCTTGTATGTGGAGTTTTTGATGAACGTCATTACTTCTGTTAAGGGAGAACAATCGTCTGGGTTATCTAGTTGTACTATGAACACTACTTCCCGACTCTTGATGGTGTATGAAAAGGCTCTAACTTTAGGACATATTACAGACGATTTAGCTTGCCAGtatgtttcattttatttgcAACTTGGGAAATTGGATGAAGCATGTAAGCTTGCCGAAAGACTTTGCAGTGGAAAACTTTCGAATTCTGTTAAGTTATGGGTATTGAGAGTCTCCACAGAAATAAAATCCATTTTGAAGGATTCTCCTTCTCCAAGTAAGGATGATCTGACGTCCATCTTTGAACTGACAAAAGAGATTCTGAGAGATTTTTCAGTTTCAGAATCTGGGAGCCTGTGGCTAACG GTCCTGAAGTTTTTTGCCAATCAAAGTCATTATTTTGACCAATTGGTGGAAATTTCTCTTTTAGCATTGGCTAAATCTGGTGGCAGTGAGGATGGGTTCTCACTCTCGTCAGCCATTGTTGATTTTGTTCTACAAAAAGATGGAATTCAGCGTACAAGAGAAGTGTATAAGAA ATTTCTTGGATTACCGCATCCAGGGCTTGCTATATACCGAACGTGTATTCAGCTGGAATCCAATCTTGCATCTGCAGGGGATAAAAATGGTCTTGCAAGTGCTCGAAAGCTATTTGAATCTGCACTTGCAACTTATGGTCAAGATGTTAGTTTGTGGCAAGAGTATTACATAATGGAATCCAAG GTGGGATCATCAGAAACTGCAGCTGCAATTCGTTGGCGTGCAaggaaaacattaaaagatgCTACAGCACTTGCCACTTCCTCTGATTTGtga
- the LOC111781858 gene encoding protein PHOSPHATE STARVATION RESPONSE 1-like isoform X3 has protein sequence MRVSRRRVLSSSFHDINFRPPMVRPYVRSKMPRLRWTPDLHRCFVHAVERLGGEERATPKMVLQIMNVNGLTISHVKSHLQVCHGQMYRSSKQEQETPQVKKLNNHEVPGHQLPDQLHGRRFIHQKLARKEKQEISNEQRKCKEKKPNSYLIFKDITKRCTVQEQNCFGSSKSHEDLKRLDHSNAVERVGDETMSLCLSLRSFQPLILSKAANSDVNDVSLELSLA, from the exons ATGAGGGTTTCTAGGCGGAGAGTATTGAGCAGCAGTTTCCATGATATCAACTTCAGACCCCCCATGGTTAGACCTTATGTTCGGTCCAAAATGCCCAGATTAAGATGGACGCCTGATCTCCATCGCTGCTTTGTTCATGCAGTTGAACGCCTGGGTGGAGAAGAGA GAGCTACTCCAAAGATGGTATTACAGATAATGAATGTGAATGGTCTTACCATATCTCACGTAAAAAGCCATCTACAG GTTTGCCATGGACAGATGTATAGGAGCTCAAAACAGGAGCAAGAAACGCCTCAAG TGAAAAAACTCAACAACCATGAGGTTCCAGGGCATCAACTTCCTGACCAGCTCCATGGACGTCGCTTCATCCATCAGAAACTTGCTCG GAAAGAGAAGCAAGAGATATCAAATGAACAAAGAAAGTGTAAAGAGAAGAAACCAAATTCTTACCTCATCTTCAAGGACATAACAAAACGGTGCACTGTTCAG GAACAAAATTGTTTTGGGAGTTCGAAGAGCCATGAAGATTTGAAAAGGTTGGATCATAGCAACGCTGTAGAGAGAGTTGGCGATGAAACAATGTCTCTATGTCTGAGCTTAAGGTCATTCCAGCCATTGATACTGAGTAAAGCTGCGAATTCTGATGTTAATGATGTGTCTCTCGAGCTTAGTCTTGCTTGA
- the LOC111781858 gene encoding protein PHOSPHATE STARVATION RESPONSE 1-like isoform X1 — protein sequence MRLAFNSGFLGLFPRPLQDLCINIIIIQLNMRVSRRRVLSSSFHDINFRPPMVRPYVRSKMPRLRWTPDLHRCFVHAVERLGGEERATPKMVLQIMNVNGLTISHVKSHLQVCHGQMYRSSKQEQETPQVKKLNNHEVPGHQLPDQLHGRRFIHQKLARKEKQEISNEQRKCKEKKPNSYLIFKDITKRCTVQEQNCFGSSKSHEDLKRLDHSNAVERVGDETMSLCLSLRSFQPLILSKAANSDVNDVSLELSLA from the exons ATGAGGCTCGCTTTCAACAGTGGCTTTTTG GGTCTTTTTCCACGTCCCCTTCAAGACTTATGCATCAACATAATCATTATTCAACTTAACATGAGGGTTTCTAGGCGGAGAGTATTGAGCAGCAGTTTCCATGATATCAACTTCAGACCCCCCATGGTTAGACCTTATGTTCGGTCCAAAATGCCCAGATTAAGATGGACGCCTGATCTCCATCGCTGCTTTGTTCATGCAGTTGAACGCCTGGGTGGAGAAGAGA GAGCTACTCCAAAGATGGTATTACAGATAATGAATGTGAATGGTCTTACCATATCTCACGTAAAAAGCCATCTACAG GTTTGCCATGGACAGATGTATAGGAGCTCAAAACAGGAGCAAGAAACGCCTCAAG TGAAAAAACTCAACAACCATGAGGTTCCAGGGCATCAACTTCCTGACCAGCTCCATGGACGTCGCTTCATCCATCAGAAACTTGCTCG GAAAGAGAAGCAAGAGATATCAAATGAACAAAGAAAGTGTAAAGAGAAGAAACCAAATTCTTACCTCATCTTCAAGGACATAACAAAACGGTGCACTGTTCAG GAACAAAATTGTTTTGGGAGTTCGAAGAGCCATGAAGATTTGAAAAGGTTGGATCATAGCAACGCTGTAGAGAGAGTTGGCGATGAAACAATGTCTCTATGTCTGAGCTTAAGGTCATTCCAGCCATTGATACTGAGTAAAGCTGCGAATTCTGATGTTAATGATGTGTCTCTCGAGCTTAGTCTTGCTTGA
- the LOC111781523 gene encoding uncharacterized protein LOC111781523 gives MLTVYAPGANKKFLACLDSIPLLENSHANSLSSSSSVSLCSLRSSCNSTLHNPSSFKRCGQLYTPCVLSRFTSRRWLCCSDSSPSPSDDEYRSSRNIAISLFRRYRNFVDRGGSDNLKDFISAGVNAYALGCTDEGLRKELIDMKKSGLEIEVMQSCGGITGLKSKIISEEIEECILWLSIVFITILCTPQPTVVRWSSTPPVSDEVRLQWKGFCALIANAYYVRGMAWLPVNTLQLEQMAVVGRAEEPSVVASRMLLVFTTLEVVSPQWPKV, from the exons ATGTTGACGGTATATGCTCCGGGAGCTAACAAGAAATTTCTGGCATGTCTAGACTCTATTCCGCTGCTTGAGAATTCTCATGCTAATTCTCTTAGTTCTAGCTCCTCAGTTTCTCTGTGTTCTCTAAGGAGTTCTTGCAACAGCACTCTACACAATCCCTCATCTTTTAAAAGGTGTGGTCAATTATATACTCCTTGTGTTTTGAGCCGTTTCACTTCCAGAAGATGGCTA TGCTGCTCGGATAGTTCCCCATCTCCTTCAGATGATGAATATCGCTCTTCACGCAACATAGCTATCAGTTTGTTCAGGCGATATCGGAATTTTGTTGACCGAGGAGGCAGTGACAACCTAAAG GATTTCATTAGTGCTGGGGTGAATGCATATGCACTTGGTTGTACTGATGAAGGTTTAAGAAAGGAACTTATTGATATGAAGAAATCTGGTCTTGAAATTGAAGTAATGCAGAGTTGTGGTGGAATCACTGgtttaaaatccaaaattatcTCAGAGGAG ATTGAAGAATGCATTCTGTGGCTGAGCATTGTATTCATCACCATCTTGTGTACACCACAACCAACTGTAGTTAGATGGTCATCTACACCTCCGGTGTCAGATGAAGTAAGGCTACAGTGGAAAGGCTTCTGTGCTCTCATTGCCAATGCATATTATGTGCGAGGCATGGCATG gCTGCCTGTAAACACCCTACAACTTGAGCAAATGGCAGTGGTGGGAAGAGCGGAGGAACCTTCAGTTGTTGCTAGCCGAATGCTTCTAGTGTTCACCACACTTGAG GTAGTTAGTCCACAATGGCCTAAAGTATAG
- the LOC111781858 gene encoding protein PHOSPHATE STARVATION RESPONSE 2-like isoform X2: MRLAFNSGFLGLFPRPLQDLCINIIIIQLNMRVSRRRVLSSSFHDINFRPPMVRPYVRSKMPRLRWTPDLHRCFVHAVERLGGEERATPKMVLQIMNVNGLTISHVKSHLQMYRSSKQEQETPQVKKLNNHEVPGHQLPDQLHGRRFIHQKLARKEKQEISNEQRKCKEKKPNSYLIFKDITKRCTVQEQNCFGSSKSHEDLKRLDHSNAVERVGDETMSLCLSLRSFQPLILSKAANSDVNDVSLELSLA, encoded by the exons ATGAGGCTCGCTTTCAACAGTGGCTTTTTG GGTCTTTTTCCACGTCCCCTTCAAGACTTATGCATCAACATAATCATTATTCAACTTAACATGAGGGTTTCTAGGCGGAGAGTATTGAGCAGCAGTTTCCATGATATCAACTTCAGACCCCCCATGGTTAGACCTTATGTTCGGTCCAAAATGCCCAGATTAAGATGGACGCCTGATCTCCATCGCTGCTTTGTTCATGCAGTTGAACGCCTGGGTGGAGAAGAGA GAGCTACTCCAAAGATGGTATTACAGATAATGAATGTGAATGGTCTTACCATATCTCACGTAAAAAGCCATCTACAG ATGTATAGGAGCTCAAAACAGGAGCAAGAAACGCCTCAAG TGAAAAAACTCAACAACCATGAGGTTCCAGGGCATCAACTTCCTGACCAGCTCCATGGACGTCGCTTCATCCATCAGAAACTTGCTCG GAAAGAGAAGCAAGAGATATCAAATGAACAAAGAAAGTGTAAAGAGAAGAAACCAAATTCTTACCTCATCTTCAAGGACATAACAAAACGGTGCACTGTTCAG GAACAAAATTGTTTTGGGAGTTCGAAGAGCCATGAAGATTTGAAAAGGTTGGATCATAGCAACGCTGTAGAGAGAGTTGGCGATGAAACAATGTCTCTATGTCTGAGCTTAAGGTCATTCCAGCCATTGATACTGAGTAAAGCTGCGAATTCTGATGTTAATGATGTGTCTCTCGAGCTTAGTCTTGCTTGA
- the LOC111781858 gene encoding protein PHOSPHATE STARVATION RESPONSE 1-like isoform X4 translates to MVRPYVRSKMPRLRWTPDLHRCFVHAVERLGGEERATPKMVLQIMNVNGLTISHVKSHLQVCHGQMYRSSKQEQETPQVKKLNNHEVPGHQLPDQLHGRRFIHQKLARKEKQEISNEQRKCKEKKPNSYLIFKDITKRCTVQEQNCFGSSKSHEDLKRLDHSNAVERVGDETMSLCLSLRSFQPLILSKAANSDVNDVSLELSLA, encoded by the exons ATGGTTAGACCTTATGTTCGGTCCAAAATGCCCAGATTAAGATGGACGCCTGATCTCCATCGCTGCTTTGTTCATGCAGTTGAACGCCTGGGTGGAGAAGAGA GAGCTACTCCAAAGATGGTATTACAGATAATGAATGTGAATGGTCTTACCATATCTCACGTAAAAAGCCATCTACAG GTTTGCCATGGACAGATGTATAGGAGCTCAAAACAGGAGCAAGAAACGCCTCAAG TGAAAAAACTCAACAACCATGAGGTTCCAGGGCATCAACTTCCTGACCAGCTCCATGGACGTCGCTTCATCCATCAGAAACTTGCTCG GAAAGAGAAGCAAGAGATATCAAATGAACAAAGAAAGTGTAAAGAGAAGAAACCAAATTCTTACCTCATCTTCAAGGACATAACAAAACGGTGCACTGTTCAG GAACAAAATTGTTTTGGGAGTTCGAAGAGCCATGAAGATTTGAAAAGGTTGGATCATAGCAACGCTGTAGAGAGAGTTGGCGATGAAACAATGTCTCTATGTCTGAGCTTAAGGTCATTCCAGCCATTGATACTGAGTAAAGCTGCGAATTCTGATGTTAATGATGTGTCTCTCGAGCTTAGTCTTGCTTGA